In a single window of the Phycisphaerales bacterium genome:
- a CDS encoding ribonuclease HI family protein, translating to MTLKVHIDGGSRGNPGPAGAGVVIRREDGTQFFEAGYFLGHQTNNAAEYHALIRALDRVIAARVQAVDLHSDSELLVKQVTGEYRVKNPGLAPLFEQVQLRLIRAGRWTIRHVRREQNTRADELANLAMDRRADIVVFDAEQGGTLDTDPRNLGHDGQTGTSDGSALRAPVAGPTQPESAAYPIGTRCVRIAAVRAPDVEHCPAPGCVAEPLHVAYTLPAGLCVHAAHALLPTLLGMLNTAPEEFGAIPTMSIRCDRPGCRAEFQLSPVCSGNGQSC from the coding sequence TTGACGCTCAAGGTACACATCGACGGCGGGTCACGCGGCAATCCGGGCCCCGCCGGGGCCGGTGTGGTCATCCGTCGCGAAGACGGCACGCAGTTTTTCGAGGCGGGTTATTTCCTGGGACACCAGACCAACAACGCCGCCGAGTACCACGCGCTGATCCGCGCCCTCGATCGCGTCATCGCCGCCCGGGTGCAGGCGGTGGATCTGCATTCCGACAGCGAACTCCTGGTGAAGCAGGTGACCGGCGAATACCGCGTGAAGAATCCGGGCCTCGCGCCGCTGTTCGAGCAGGTCCAGTTGCGGTTGATCCGGGCCGGCCGCTGGACAATTCGCCATGTGCGGCGCGAGCAGAATACGCGCGCCGATGAACTCGCCAACCTGGCGATGGATCGGCGGGCGGACATCGTTGTATTCGATGCGGAGCAGGGTGGGACGCTCGACACGGACCCGCGGAACTTGGGCCATGATGGTCAAACCGGCACCTCGGACGGTTCCGCACTCCGCGCGCCGGTGGCTGGCCCGACCCAACCCGAATCCGCCGCCTACCCGATCGGCACCCGCTGCGTGCGCATCGCGGCCGTCCGGGCTCCCGACGTGGAGCATTGTCCTGCCCCGGGCTGCGTGGCGGAACCGCTGCATGTGGCGTACACGTTGCCCGCCGGGCTTTGTGTGCATGCTGCCCACGCCCTGTTGCCCACGTTGCTGGGCATGCTCAATACGGCGCCCGAAGAGTTCGGGGCAATTCCCACCATGTCGATTCGCTGTGACCGGCCGGGCTGCCGGGCCGAGTTTCAGCTCTCACCGGTATGCTCGGGCAACGGGCAATCATGTTGA
- a CDS encoding 4Fe-4S binding protein: MQRVQATLTRRVVQSGFVALTLVGVFFVGGNAERWCPFGGIETFYAYVRDGNLICSLGISNLYILGGVLVMTVLLRRAFCGWVCPLGALSEWIQSAARRLGLRPRRVRPVLDKILALLKYGVLAVILVFTWRTSELVFRGYDPCYALLSRHGEDITFWAYVVAGAIVLGSAFVVMPFCRWLCPLAAVLNPVARFGVTRVHRDAERCIGCTACARVCPMEIPVDTVDHVAHARCLACLNCVRACPPVGAGALRWGPAGGARGWSQGVLVAALLLCVGVAVAASYAFPLPSFVHTRGVLPPQTAEVELAVYDLTCRGRASLLVYLLERDDDLAVPGALRMEAWPGPGPARVRLLYDPALADEGLIKAALTEAYYDRGARLWRPSPFRIKGYDPLADLWSDP; the protein is encoded by the coding sequence GTGCAGCGTGTTCAGGCCACACTCACCCGTCGCGTCGTCCAGTCCGGATTTGTTGCGCTTACGCTGGTGGGAGTATTCTTCGTCGGGGGCAACGCCGAGCGGTGGTGCCCGTTTGGCGGGATCGAGACCTTCTACGCCTACGTACGCGATGGCAACCTGATCTGCTCACTCGGGATTTCCAACCTGTACATCCTGGGTGGCGTTCTGGTCATGACCGTGCTGCTACGGCGGGCGTTCTGCGGCTGGGTATGCCCGCTGGGGGCTTTGTCCGAGTGGATTCAGAGCGCTGCGCGGCGGCTTGGCTTGCGGCCGCGGCGAGTACGGCCGGTGCTCGACAAGATCCTCGCGCTGCTGAAATACGGTGTTCTCGCGGTGATCCTCGTTTTTACGTGGCGAACCAGCGAACTGGTCTTCCGCGGCTACGATCCCTGTTATGCCCTGTTGAGCCGGCACGGGGAGGATATCACCTTCTGGGCATATGTCGTCGCGGGTGCCATCGTGCTTGGCTCGGCGTTCGTCGTCATGCCGTTCTGTCGCTGGCTGTGTCCGCTCGCGGCGGTGTTGAACCCGGTGGCGCGTTTCGGGGTCACGCGAGTGCACCGCGACGCGGAGCGCTGCATCGGCTGTACGGCCTGCGCGCGGGTCTGCCCCATGGAGATTCCAGTCGACACGGTCGATCACGTGGCGCATGCCCGCTGCCTGGCGTGCCTGAACTGTGTGCGCGCCTGTCCGCCGGTCGGTGCGGGGGCGCTGCGTTGGGGGCCCGCCGGCGGCGCGCGCGGCTGGTCGCAGGGTGTGCTGGTCGCCGCACTGCTGCTGTGCGTCGGTGTCGCGGTTGCAGCCAGCTACGCGTTTCCGCTGCCATCTTTCGTACACACCCGCGGCGTACTTCCGCCACAGACGGCGGAGGTCGAATTGGCCGTGTACGACCTGACCTGCCGGGGGCGCGCGTCCCTGCTCGTGTACCTGCTGGAACGTGACGACGACCTGGCTGTGCCTGGAGCGCTGCGGATGGAGGCCTGGCCCGGTCCGGGTCCAGCCCGTGTCCGGCTCCTGTACGACCCCGCACTTGCGGATGAGGGCTTGATCAAAGCCGCACTGACGGAGGCATATTACGACCGTGGTGCGCGTTTGTGGCGACCTTCGCCCTTCCGAATCAAGGGCTACGACCCCTTGGCGGACCTGTGGTCAGATCCGTAG
- a CDS encoding serine/threonine protein kinase gives MADGLEDSQICRLAVERQLVTAEELRAAVDQQRQLVRGGRERPLIDVLIDLGFLTRTQLLRLHGTNDDSGGRPAQQIPGYQIVNKCGAGAMAVVYRGKQLSLDRTVAIKVLPKRLSKNAEFVDRFYREGRAAAQLNHPNIVQAIDVGEANGFHYFVMEFVEGCTVYDEIADGKVYSEQEAIEIITQIAKALAHAHARGFIHRDVKPKNIMLTTERIAKLADMGLAREATDHEAALAEAGRAYGTPYYIAPEQIRGEVDIDHRVDLYSLGATFYHMATGRVPFEGPTPSAVMHKHLREPLVPPDHINTQLSSGCGAMIEMLLAKNRDDRYPSARELLTDLECLAHRRPMRHAQHHVSADAFDQLSSGQAIASEPSRALQNASDPGVPAVVVIVLAGVLALSVLINLILLVTR, from the coding sequence TTGGCAGACGGATTGGAAGATAGCCAAATCTGCCGGTTGGCGGTAGAGCGCCAACTGGTAACAGCCGAAGAGCTGCGCGCCGCGGTCGACCAACAACGGCAGTTGGTTCGTGGGGGACGCGAACGGCCGCTCATCGACGTGCTGATCGATCTCGGATTTCTCACGCGCACGCAGTTGCTCCGGTTGCACGGCACGAACGACGACTCGGGCGGTCGGCCGGCACAGCAGATTCCGGGTTATCAGATCGTGAACAAATGCGGGGCGGGGGCCATGGCGGTCGTGTACCGGGGGAAGCAACTCAGTCTGGACCGCACGGTGGCCATTAAGGTGCTGCCGAAACGGCTCAGCAAGAACGCGGAATTCGTGGACCGCTTCTACCGCGAGGGGCGGGCGGCCGCCCAGCTCAATCACCCGAACATTGTGCAGGCCATCGATGTCGGCGAGGCGAACGGCTTCCACTACTTCGTCATGGAGTTCGTGGAGGGTTGCACGGTCTATGACGAAATCGCCGACGGTAAAGTCTACAGCGAGCAGGAAGCGATTGAGATCATCACACAGATCGCCAAGGCGCTGGCGCACGCCCACGCGCGCGGCTTCATTCACCGCGATGTGAAGCCCAAGAATATCATGCTCACGACGGAGCGGATTGCAAAGCTCGCCGACATGGGTCTCGCTCGCGAAGCGACCGATCACGAGGCGGCCCTGGCCGAAGCCGGAAGGGCCTACGGCACCCCCTACTACATCGCCCCCGAGCAAATCCGTGGCGAGGTCGACATTGACCATCGCGTCGACCTCTATTCGCTCGGCGCAACCTTCTACCACATGGCCACCGGTCGCGTTCCCTTTGAAGGGCCCACGCCGTCGGCCGTCATGCACAAGCACCTGCGCGAGCCGCTCGTCCCTCCGGACCACATCAACACGCAACTTTCCTCGGGCTGCGGTGCGATGATCGAAATGCTCCTCGCAAAGAACCGCGACGATCGCTATCCGAGCGCCCGGGAACTGCTCACGGACCTGGAGTGCCTGGCGCACCGCAGGCCGATGCGGCACGCGCAGCACCACGTTTCCGCGGACGCCTTCGACCAGCTCTCCTCCGGGCAGGCGATCGCCTCCGAGCCGAGCCGTGCGCTGCAGAACGCGTCCGACCCCGGCGTGCCGGCGGTTGTAGTGATCGTGCTCGCGGGCGTCCTCGCGCTGAGCGTACTGATCAACCTCATCCTGCTTGTCACCCGCTGA
- a CDS encoding DUF4159 domain-containing protein, with protein MPKRRLPVTRPIMHGLILVSVVTGPVAVASDPTVTDARVEDAVQRAVAWIKSKATGEFWEQHDKGHQHYGGDTALALLALLYAGEDPRGDEIGRALGWLNSQTLKSTYAFGTRAHALALLPDRMHRSRLEADVTWLVSAMGRQGEGAGAYDYLAAEDGTLRRWDNSNSQFGVLGVWMAAEAGVAVPDSYWDLVGRYWLRSQNADGGWGYMEREDSTGSMTAAGVASLFVVLDQRFTRDPREGAEVQAAVDTGLRWLGRSFDPEQAGNEWHFYYLYGIERAGRASGYKSFAGKEWFRASAAWLLRQQRPGGSWEGTGGDMTEFRNTAFALMVLCHGRAPLTFNKLEHGAGWNAQPRDVAGLTRYFSRSFERLMNWQIVKLDSTLDELLEAPVLYLYGTGRTEYTPVEAQKIREYCLRGGLVFAVSGDASGTFRRSIEELARQAFPELTLRPVSAEHPLLSGVVQFPLEGDYPLLEVANGVRTLLLLLDRDLAQTWSRAVPRGAQLRDFELAANVFLYATDKVFSRSRLQTPNIALENTAPTRTIAMARIAYDGPWDPEPYGWTRLRAHLHNRVRTNLLVTSGIRFDSEVLSNFSIAHITGTGPFTLSDEERRGLRHFLNSGGTLLADAAGATPGFVEALESELRAATRSEPRALRSTDYIVTGAGIPDAVDLSTVAFRRNARRMARGQTFPPLLTFGTRRRLQVIYSPLDLSAGLLGTQVYDLVGYEPEATLRIMQNLLLYAALPTAEKATLARED; from the coding sequence ATGCCAAAGCGACGCTTGCCCGTCACCCGTCCGATCATGCACGGCCTCATTCTGGTCAGCGTGGTCACGGGTCCTGTCGCCGTTGCCAGCGACCCCACCGTTACCGATGCCCGGGTGGAGGATGCGGTTCAGCGCGCGGTCGCTTGGATCAAAAGCAAGGCGACCGGTGAATTCTGGGAGCAGCATGACAAGGGGCATCAGCACTACGGCGGCGATACCGCTCTCGCCCTGCTTGCGCTGCTGTACGCCGGCGAGGACCCGCGCGGCGATGAAATCGGCCGCGCCCTCGGTTGGCTGAATTCACAAACGCTCAAGAGCACCTACGCCTTCGGTACCCGGGCCCATGCGCTCGCACTGTTGCCCGATCGCATGCATCGCTCACGGCTCGAAGCGGACGTCACCTGGCTGGTCAGTGCCATGGGACGCCAAGGAGAGGGCGCGGGTGCGTACGACTATCTCGCGGCCGAGGATGGCACGTTGCGGCGCTGGGACAATTCCAACAGCCAGTTTGGCGTACTCGGCGTGTGGATGGCCGCAGAGGCCGGCGTTGCCGTACCCGACAGCTACTGGGACCTGGTCGGGCGATATTGGCTCCGCAGCCAGAATGCGGACGGTGGCTGGGGGTATATGGAACGAGAAGACAGCACCGGCAGCATGACGGCCGCGGGAGTCGCGTCGCTGTTCGTGGTGCTGGATCAGCGCTTCACGCGCGACCCGCGCGAGGGCGCGGAAGTTCAGGCCGCGGTGGACACCGGGCTGCGCTGGCTGGGGCGCAGCTTCGACCCCGAGCAGGCCGGGAATGAGTGGCATTTCTACTATCTCTACGGCATTGAGCGGGCGGGCCGGGCGAGCGGGTACAAATCCTTCGCGGGCAAGGAGTGGTTTCGGGCCAGCGCGGCATGGCTCCTGCGGCAGCAGCGTCCGGGTGGCTCGTGGGAAGGCACCGGCGGCGACATGACCGAGTTCCGCAACACGGCGTTTGCCCTGATGGTTCTGTGTCACGGGCGTGCCCCGCTCACGTTCAACAAGCTCGAACACGGCGCGGGCTGGAACGCGCAACCGCGTGATGTCGCTGGCCTGACGCGCTATTTCAGCCGCAGTTTCGAACGTTTGATGAACTGGCAGATCGTGAAGCTCGACAGCACGCTCGACGAGTTGCTGGAAGCGCCGGTGTTGTACCTGTACGGCACCGGTCGCACGGAATACACGCCGGTGGAGGCGCAGAAAATCCGTGAGTACTGTCTGCGCGGGGGCCTGGTGTTTGCCGTCTCGGGTGATGCCAGCGGAACTTTCCGGCGCAGCATTGAAGAGCTGGCCCGGCAGGCGTTTCCGGAACTCACGCTGCGACCCGTGTCGGCGGAGCACCCGCTGCTCTCTGGCGTCGTACAGTTCCCGCTGGAAGGCGACTACCCACTGCTCGAGGTGGCGAACGGAGTGCGTACCCTGCTGCTGCTGCTCGATCGCGACCTGGCACAAACCTGGAGCCGGGCGGTGCCGCGCGGGGCTCAGCTTCGCGATTTCGAACTGGCGGCGAATGTGTTCCTGTACGCGACTGACAAGGTCTTTTCGCGCAGTCGCCTGCAGACGCCCAACATCGCACTCGAGAACACGGCGCCCACCCGCACCATTGCCATGGCGCGGATCGCGTACGACGGCCCGTGGGATCCGGAACCATACGGCTGGACGCGTCTGCGTGCGCACCTCCACAACAGAGTTCGCACCAACCTGCTTGTGACGTCCGGCATCCGCTTCGACTCGGAGGTGCTGAGCAACTTTTCGATCGCCCACATCACCGGCACCGGCCCATTCACACTCTCTGATGAGGAACGCCGCGGACTGCGCCATTTTCTCAACTCGGGCGGTACGCTCCTCGCGGATGCCGCCGGCGCAACGCCGGGCTTTGTAGAAGCGCTCGAATCCGAACTGCGTGCCGCCACACGGTCCGAGCCACGCGCCCTCCGATCGACGGATTACATCGTGACAGGAGCCGGTATCCCCGATGCGGTGGACCTCAGCACGGTGGCATTCCGACGCAATGCGCGTCGCATGGCACGCGGACAGACGTTTCCGCCCCTGCTCACCTTCGGGACCCGGCGACGCCTGCAAGTCATCTATTCGCCGCTGGATTTGTCCGCCGGCCTGCTCGGTACGCAAGTGTATGACCTGGTCGGATATGAGCCCGAAGCCACCCTGCGCATCATGCAGAACCTATTGCTCTACGCGGCCCTGCCGACCGCCGAGAAGGCGACCCTCGCCCGCGAGGATTGA
- a CDS encoding magnesium transporter, whose translation MGERVVYFYVVDATDKLVGVLPTRRLLMGEPEQRLDALMHKNVISLPQSATLLLACEFFVMHRLLAFPVVDPSGHMLGLVDVGLFTDEIFDLTERQSSDDVFQLIGVRLAQTRTIAPWESFRQRFPWLLCNVAGGTICALLSGLYTGQLDAALVVVLALFIPVVLALAESVSMQSMTLTLQALHEQKCDFRFILRATGREFLTALLLGTGTGALVGLVALVWHQQPWVALTIGSTILLSVATACVLGVLLPTAIRMLRGDPRIAAGPIVLATADVVTLVLYFSLAGLLVRGMST comes from the coding sequence CTGGGCGAGCGGGTGGTGTATTTTTACGTGGTCGATGCCACCGACAAACTCGTTGGGGTCCTGCCGACACGTCGGCTGCTGATGGGCGAACCGGAACAACGGCTCGATGCCCTCATGCACAAGAACGTGATCTCGCTGCCGCAGAGCGCCACCCTCCTGCTTGCGTGCGAGTTTTTCGTCATGCACCGACTGCTGGCCTTTCCGGTGGTCGATCCGAGCGGGCATATGCTCGGACTGGTAGATGTGGGCCTGTTCACGGACGAAATCTTCGACCTCACCGAGCGACAGTCGTCCGATGACGTCTTTCAGCTCATCGGTGTGCGGTTGGCCCAGACGCGTACGATTGCTCCGTGGGAAAGTTTCCGCCAGCGCTTCCCCTGGTTGCTCTGCAATGTGGCCGGCGGAACGATCTGCGCCCTGCTCTCGGGACTTTACACCGGGCAACTGGATGCGGCGCTGGTGGTCGTGTTGGCGCTGTTCATCCCGGTGGTGTTGGCCCTGGCGGAGAGTGTGAGCATGCAGTCGATGACGCTCACGCTGCAGGCCCTGCATGAACAGAAATGCGACTTCCGGTTCATCCTGCGCGCCACCGGACGCGAGTTTCTGACAGCCCTTCTGCTCGGGACGGGTACGGGTGCACTCGTTGGCCTGGTGGCGCTGGTCTGGCATCAACAGCCCTGGGTCGCTCTGACCATCGGCAGCACCATTCTGCTGTCGGTCGCCACGGCTTGCGTACTGGGGGTCCTGCTGCCGACGGCGATTCGGATGTTGCGTGGAGATCCGCGCATCGCGGCCGGGCCGATCGTGCTGGCCACGGCCGATGTCGTCACCCTCGTGCTCTATTTTTCGCTGGCCGGCCTGCTGGTGCGCGGGATGTCAACCTGA